In the genome of Brachypodium distachyon strain Bd21 chromosome 3, Brachypodium_distachyon_v3.0, whole genome shotgun sequence, the window CCCCCAATCACATGGTTCCAGGATGTGATCTCATCCAATATACGTTTGCTCAGTGCTCATTGGATTGAGAACACTTGGATTCTTTTATACAGTACTAACATGAGATTCTTACTGGGTGAGGAGGACGTGCAGACATTGTGAGTGCCTATTTTGCGCTTAGTTTAACTGTTTCGTTCATGTGTTTCTTATGTTTTAGTGTTCCAGTGTTCCATATGATGAATTATCACAAAGAAACAATGATAGACTCCCATGGCTTGATATGCTGTGTTCGATCCATTCAACATAGCATTGTTACCATTCGAAGTTGATAACCCTATCGTTTGCATGTTTGGATTTTATTTTGTGACACCGTGTTTCCGAAGAAGAGATCAAGTGAATCTATAAACCTGgtccaattttattttgtaagAAACACCATTACTTCAGTTTACTAGTAGCTTTATTTGCTGCAATTAGGAAGAACGCCCCCAAAGTATCCGCATGTACAAGGAGAAACGTCGTGCGGCGGGCTGCTAGGTTAGTTCATGCAAGTTGTGCGCGGAAGTGGTGACGGCTAGGTCGTGGAACTTCTAGAACCCTTTGTGGGTAAATCTCCTCCACTACAATATGAGCTCAACACTTGAGATCCATTGGGACTCTATGACCGATCCAGTCCGAGTGGGTTCTTACCCCTTAAGTGTGTGATCGTACAGGTCCACGCTTTGGATCCTTTGAGTTCCCACCTTTGGCTCCAAGTACACTACTCGCCCCACTTGTTCCCGGACTTAAGTCGATAGCTGGTAGTGACCCCTAGTAGAAGTTGTTAGTCCCAAGTGCCTGTAAAGTTGAACTAAAAAACCTTGACAATCTTTACTATTAAATTGCAATCGGTCTTGTACGTCATCGCTAGaccagatcgatcgatcgattgtCTCCAGCGCCTGTGGGCCATGCACGATCAGACCGGcctaaaaaaattgtaacCCGCACGTGGCCCATGCACGATCAAAAAGACTAGATCGATCGATAAACAGTCTAGGGATCTTGGAAGAAGGGACCGAAGGCCACTCAATTTTAGGCCTATCCTTGCTGCTAGCGGCGGCGACAGCCGACAGTGATAGCAATTGGTACCCTAGAAGGCCAGAAGAGAGCTATAGGCATAGTGGATGAATTTGGCAAGAGACGTGACTTGGAACTATGAACCCAAGGTACGCTCCCATCTTGCTGACCATTGGATTGCCTAGGCCACAGTGTACTCACCGATTCAAGTTTGAACTTGGATGGTTACACCGTGAGGGCTTTCAGGACATGGTGAAAAAGATATGTGAAAGACCTATTGTCCCTAATACAGAGGTGGAACAATAAAATGCGTGCGACACGCAAACACCTTGGTGGTTGGGCACTACACACAACAGGTTTacttaaaaagaaaagcagtGGCTTTCATCAATTATTGACGGCCTCGAATAGTTAGCAGAAGTTCGCCCGCTTTCCGCACATGAAATTGAGCTCAAAAGCCAAAGAAAATAACCTACCTGCTGCACCTTATTCTGAGGAGGAAGTAAGAAAGGCGGTTTTCCAAATGGAACACAACAAAACCCCTGGTCCAGATGGTTTTTCGGCTGAGTTCTACCAGAACTTCTGGGATGTCATCAAATCGGACCTTCTAGATTTGTCCAGCTTTCTTCATAATGGACAACTAGAATTGTTTCACCTGAATTTTGGTGAAATAATTTTATTACCTAAGGTTAAAGAAGCAGAAAGGATCCAACAATATAGGCCCATCTGTCTTCTTAATGTtagttttaaaattttcacCAAAGTTGCTACGATAAGGCTAAACACTGTGGCAGACCATGTGGTTCGTCCGTCTCAGACCGCTTTTATGCAAGGCCGTAACATCCTAGATGGGGTGGTTATCCTTCATGAAACAGTACACGAACTACATAGGAAAAAGTTGAATGGtgtgattttaaaaattgattttgaaaaagCGTATGATAAAGTTAAGTGGTCTTTCCTCCAGCAGACTCTCAGAATGAAAGGTTTTTCTGCAGAGTGGCGTGCTGTAATTCATAGCTTCGTGTCGGGAGCTAGTGTAGCCATTAAAGTCAATGATGACACTGGCAAATACTTCCAGACAAAGAAGGGGCTACGACAAGGTGACCCATTATCGCCCATGCTATTTAATATAGTGGCTGGTATGCTCGCCGTCATGACTGAGCGCGCAAAGTATGATGGCCAAATTGAAGATGTGATTCCCCATCTTGTTGATGGTGGATTATCTATCCTACAATACACTGACGACCCAATCCTCTTTATGGAATATGATATCGAAAAGGCACGAAACCTGAAGTTAATTTTGTCAGCGTTCGAGCAGTTATGGGGTCTAAAAATCAATTTCCGTAAGAGTGAGTTGTTTTGCTTCGGTAAGGCTCAAGACGATGCCAATCTGTATGCCGAATTGTTTGGCTGCGGACAAGGTCAGTTTCCTATTAGGTATTTGGGTAATCCGATTCATTGTCGGAGACTTACAAGTGCCGAAAGGGAAATATATTGTATTACCAGCTGCCAATGTGTTCTTTACAGAAATCAGCAATCACCTAACAGATTAAGCTTACAGTCTTACTGAAGCTGATCAGGCTGTATGTGTTAGAACGTGCCATCATTGCAGAAAACGCGATAGTGCCAATCAAACATCAACATACCATGCCATCTATTGAGATCAACATCCCACGACATTAACAGTCGTCCTTGCGGCACATGAATGACAAGCAGATTGTTGCTGGTTGAGGCATTTGTTCTCTGTACATGCCGTGCCGCTGTCAACAATGTTGTTCCTCGGTGTAGCTCTTTCACAATGGGCAAAAAGAATAGCATGAAAGAATTTATACAAAAATGATCTGCAAGGAGCTGCACTTTTGCAATTCCAAGCAGCAAATGAAAAGACTCATCTGACTCTATAACAAACAGGCTTCATGCTGGTGTCCCTGCTGGCTCCCTAGCTGTAAAATTGGAGATGTTTTGGCAGGAAGCAGTTTAGCTTATTTTCCTTTGTCAAATTGACGTATTGACACAGTGGAGGTGTACTTGACTCATCTGCATCCAGTTTCTTCTCATTGCAATCCCTTTGTTCAAGCAAGTTCATGAGGTTTGCCGCTTCAAATTCCCACAAATGCAGTGTGCATTACATCTTGTCACTGCTATTGATGTATGTTGCATTCTGTCATGAATCTCTCCCCATGAGTCATATACTTCCTCCAATAGTTCTTATAATCATGTATCCCCAGATCAAGCCAAGCTTTCATGACGCCATTATAGTGCAGAGTAGCAGCCTTTTCTATATCGATACGGCTAATTGCATAATCATATCCAAGACCTGATTGAACCCATGAATCTTCCAAAGGATATATCAGGTCTCCAAAGGCAAGTAAACCTCTAGGGAGTGCTTTAAGTCGATGTGATAACGAACTGTCCTTTTGCAACTACAAAAGTGAAGGTAATGCATCAGATGAGTTATGTTTTCTAGAAATGATCAAGATGGAGAGAGTGGCATGTATTACTGACCTTGCGGAGCGATTGATCATGCAAGCTGGTAACGCCGAGATCCCTCCACTTTTCCAATTCAATGACATTCAGACCAGAGAACCACACACATGAATTAGTGTCGAAATTATGTTCCTCTATATAAGATTTCAACTGACCTAATCTAATTCCACAGAACTCTAGAGCACCTATCACTTTATCGCCCATATCGAGGTTCCACAGAGATGACAAGTCTTTCTGGACAATCAAATCATCGTCCAGAACAACTATTCTATTCAAGCTAGGGAGAAGAATAGGCAGGAGGAAATGTGAATGGCCAAAAACAGAAATGTATTCAGTTTTCATCTGCCTCTGGAAAGGTTGAGAATGATTACGAAACGTGACACGGAATTCCTCTGTAGGCCATAATTGTTGCATCTCAAGAGAATCACCATCCTTATAGAGCATCTGGTGATCCTCAATGTTAGTTACGTGAACAGTAGCCTCCAGATAGGAATTTCTGTAAAACCAATGTTTCATCGCATAAAAGTTCTGCGCATTGGTAAACAAATGGAAAAGAATGCTGCCAGAATCCTGAAATGTGCCATAAGACATAAATTAGCACCGAGATGAATTCTTATTAAAAATTCAATCATTTGGAGGAACTTACACCTTGGAGTTCATAACTGTTGAGTTAATAGTAGTTGAAGCTGCAAGTACATTCCTGGAAAGCATTACATAGTGATGGAAGGTAGGGCTATCAAGCCTTTGCTCATTTAACTGGTCCGTGTGAATAGATGTGGATTTGAAATATTCTAATGTCAATCTCATGTTCAAGCAATGGTGAGTTTTCGGCATAGTCTGGACCCCGAGATGATATAGAAATGCACTCTGCCTTGTGTGAAAATTAGCTTCATCTTCAGTTAGATCAAGTAGCTGTCTAAGTTTCCGTTCAACATTAGAGCAACCTACGTCACATGACTTGACCCTTTCAATTGTGTGCTCCATTTTCTCTAGCTTCTTTGTAAACCTGAAAAGAGTAAGTAGCCATTACCTTTGGAAATAATGAAcagacaaaataaaaatacatgcAGTATTTAGAAAGTAATGCTATACACATCTTTGTCTGTGTTGTATACTTCATTGCTTGAAACAAGGAAATTTTGAGTTGACGCAATAAAGAAAGACATGATAGCACTGTCTCTCAAATAAGCTATATAATCTATATGATGTCAATACACCAACCGAACATATAATTAttgaaatgaaaataaatcatGCTGTCCACATATAGAGATAAAGATATCAGGGAAAAAATGGAATGGAGGGGGGTGCATTAAGTACAATCACGGATAGTTTAAGGTCTCCATAAAAATGCCAGATGGAAGCATTAGACATCACATTGGTCGAATATAAGTCATATTTCTATGTTACCAGTCTGACTAGTACTAAACCCAATTTAGATAGGATCAGAAAATATTTAATAAACCgtatgacaaaaaaaaaagtcgtgAAATTGCTACTGCTCATGTTAATCATTTATGAAGTATAAGCTTTATTAAAATCAAAGAAGCAGTTATTATTAACACTAAGATGAGACTCACAACGGTGGAAGATCATCATCTGCAATGGTATCACTGAGCATGCGCTCATGTTCTTGAATGTTTTGCTTCAGTTCACGTGTAAATCTTTCATGGCTCTTCACTTTTGCAATACTAGGATAATGGGCTCTTGCCATAAAAAGTTGATCTTTAAGCCTCTTCACAATAGCATCTTTCATCACTTCCTTGTGCTCAACAAACCAAAGGCAGTAGCTTCCATATTCAAGTTCACATGACTTGGGATTCTCCTCATGTGCTACTTCCTGACCTTGGTTCTCCTTCACATCAACAGTAGTATCCTGTCACAAGACTAGTTCAGTATCCTATGCTAGAAAAGTAGAAGAGTTCGGAAGGATCCACTAGTAAAAAGATATATGGCCTTCTTTAAGCAGAGATGATTACAGGGAGTACAGGACACACATTCTACACCAACACCTACAAAAATATTGTGATACTAGCCCATGAAAATTCATATCTCTAAATACATGCTTCTATCACTTCATTAAATCCTGAATTCATGTCTCTGAAGATCCATCACTGCTTATTCAAGTCGAGGTCACCAGCAACCACACAACTAATAACCGACTAATAGATGACTAGGACTACGACTCAATAACAATAAAAATTACGTGTGTATAAACATCTAAGAGCAGTTGCACCAGACCTAGCACTTAATGTCAAGATTTATATAGTAAGTACGTAAGTTCATTAGTAATTTTTCATCAGGTGACAAATCTTAGTAAAGGTGCAAAACTTGGCGCCAAGGATTAATTTACTATATAGTGTAAAATTACTGCAAGTTTAAGACAAGCAAACACATATGAAATTCCTATTGATGCCACAGGTAACAATGTTCCTACTTCCTACACATACATTTGGCCTTCACCATTCAACTTCCTGAAAATCCTGTCGATCGTGAAACCCAATCGGTTAAGGCATCAAAGCAATAGCCGTAAAAACACCTTAATTGTGCTCAGAATTCATGTGTTGGCTATGCTCTTGAGACAATTCCGCTATTGTTTAAAACTGAAATGCAGACTACTTCAAATCTTCAACACTACTAAGCCAAAAGAGAAACCGTTTCTTACCATTGATCTCGATGATAAGTCCTTTAGTTGATACCTTTTCTGTGTATGAGGTCCTGAAACACCATTCAATAGAGTAAGAAGGATAATGGAAGTGTCATAGAAGTCCTACTTCACCAAGTAAAATCTGAACCTGCATTGCTTACCTCCATTTTTGGAGGTGTCATTTTTTAGCTCAGCTAAGGAGAAAGCACCCTTGAGATTTGCTTTTGATTTGACAGCAAGGTTCTTGGACTTTGATCTACTGGATTTCTCACCAGAAATCCCGTTAGATCCAGAAGTTATCTTTTCAGAGACATCCTGCTAATACATAAAAAAAGGAGATCAGTCAACTAGTCAAAAGAAAACCGTCGGCATGTTAGTGCAGCAGGCTGTTAATCTTGATGATTAGCATAATCAAGCCAGCAAATATCAATTTCACAGAAGTGATTCATTTAGCTAGCTGTGCACACCACAGCACCAGTGTGCACATTCGCGCAGAGGTTTAGCATCAGTATTGCACACACAAATTGATTCATCATCTGTCACTTGTGATACAATATATTCAGCACAACACTGTCATTGCAGAGTTTCCACCCCCTCCATGCCCTGTTCTAGTCCACTTCCAGAATCCAGATCACAATGCAGAGAAGGCCAAAAAAGTAAAACAGAAGGGGAAGCTATTGATGTTCATAGGCACGCGTTGGAAATATGGAATCCTGCAACGGAAGCATCTTCAGACCAGCATCAGTTTAACTCCACTCATCGGTGacatcatgagagaaaaatggtGTGATGCCACACACCAGAATAGCAACACAACAGAGCCCGTCCCATATTTGAAATAAGAAAATCAGATCAGATAGCGCTCAAGAGGAGAGTCTCCATACGAGAAATCCTTCACTCACAGGGAATTAAAATAGATGTGTTGAAGATCatcaaagaaaggaaaaagactGAACTCGATCCATCTCCTCCCTTTTCTTTAAACCAAGAGCTACtcctcccttttctttttttatgtaATTTCAATACGATTTCATTTGTGTTCATGTTTTCCATTTATAACCCCACGGAAGtgaatagaaaaaataaaaatacccCTGTGATACGCCTTCCTTTACCTATTTATAGATTGATTGATGTTCAATGGAGGGAAACTTGCCATTCCTTCTTTCCtttgaaattttacatgtttttttattctgaACTAATTGTATCCTTTTTGTTCCCATCGAGCTTTCTTGCCTAGTGACTAAGGATTTTCACACTTGTTGTGTCTAGGCTCTGCAAAGATTTTCTCATAAAACACTAACAGAAGTGTTAGAGGGATTCACTTTCGATAAGAATCCAAAAGCATGTTCCCTATACTACgggcctctttgatttaaAGGATTTGCATAGGAATCTTGGAGGATTCAAATCCTTCGTAATTTTTCCTATAgtggttgtttgatttgtaggattgaaTCCCACAGGAATTTTTCCTAAGGAATACTTTGCACTAGATTTCATAGGAAATCTAACATCCACTCAAACCTCTTTTCCAGAATCCTTTGTTTTTTGTAGGATAGAATCAAACAAACTTGGTGCATATGAAATCCTGTAGGATTAGAGTGGGCATGACACTGCAATCCTGCgtttttcctattcctgcGTTTCTAGAATCctgtgaatcaaagaggccctacCTTCTTTCCCTCCTCTGTTTCTGTCTTTAAGAGGCAGTGCATCCGGCAGGAGTCGAACCTACTTTTTGACCCATTTTGCCTTTCTAGGTTGGTGGGCGCTTTCACCATTCAGCCATGGATGCTTTAGCGAGTGAACTAGGTTTTTATTTGAGAGCGAACTAGGTTTTTAGTGGTATTCCTTCTCGAGCTTCTATTTCTTCCGTTAAGGGAGATTCGGGAAAAGATGGAATAGGAAGACGTGTTTCCAGAACGAACAAGATACGGGTATAGAAGGGGAAGTTAGCAAAGTTAGACAAGATTGGAATGGGCATAGGAACATGTATTGATGTACCAGATCGGCTAATGCTCCCAGGTTGATGCCATGTATTCCACCAGTTGACTGGAGACTTTATTATTGGTATATCGATCGGATGCTTTCAAATGAATATCCTACTGATCAAAGAGGATATTCAAATGAACCCCTTTCACTTCTGGGCTGGCCTAATAGCGACGAAGAAATTATTCTTCCCATATGGTTCGTTCTCTAGGGATGGCTCGGAAATAAGGTTTTGGGAGGATAAATGCCTAGGTAATGCCATGCTCCGAGAACAATATACAGCTCTGTACAATATTGTGTGGCACAAAAGTGATACGCTCGCTAAGGTGTTAGAAACTTCACCACCAAATGTGTCGTTCAGAAGAGATCTCGTTGGTCCTAGGCTAGCATCTTGGAATTTCTTGCTACACCGTCTGGCTTTGGTCCATTTGACGCAGGGGTCCGATGAATTTCATTGGAATCTACATGAGAGTGGTAAATTCTCTGTGGATTCTATGTACAAAGCCTTAATACAGCCAGATATGCCAGTTGATAACAACAATaaaatttagaaaataaaGATCCCACTCAAAACTAAGGTTTTTGCGTGGTATCTTCTTCGAGGTGTAATTCTTACCAAAGATAACCTTGCAAAACGCAATTGGCAGGAAAGTAAAAAGTGTGTCTTTCTGTCACCATGACAAGACTATCAAACACTTATTCTTCCAGTGCAAATTTGCTAGATCTATATGGTCAGTCATCCAGATAGGTTCTACCTTATACCCACCACGTAGCGTTGCGAATATATTCGGCAATTTGGCTCAATGGTGTGGATCATAGGTTTAAACTACTTATTAGGGTGGGAGCGCTTGCCATGATTTGGTCACTATGGCTACGTAGAAATGACAAGGTTTTTAATGATAAAAATTCTTCTCTTATGCAGGTTATCGACCGGTGCACAGCTACGCTCCGTTCATGGTCGTCTCTACAGCGTGTGGAGTATCGCGATCTGTTTATGGAGGTGTCTACACGGTTGGAGGATATAGCAAGGGATATTTTTATCCAACATGGATGGCAGCGTAATCTACGGATTGGTCCTCCATCACCATAGGCGCTCTTGTAGTTTCTGTGATGATTACTTGTAGAGAGCCTcattcctttttattttatgttgAAACTCTTGGATTGAGCGGCTGTGTGTATCATAGTTATGCAGAGGCCGGGTGTAATGCTTAAGCCTTTTAAGTAATATAAAGCGCTTTtcatcggaaaaaaaaaggtacgcAATATTGTAACTTTAATTTGAGATTGTATATGCATGACCTGATCTGGTACTACCTAGCTAGGTTGATGTAATGGCATGCAAAATCGCATCTGCTTGTGCTCAATAGAAACTCGCAATACTGATTAATTCGCAACAGAAACCATCATGTTTAAGCAATGAATTTACTAATAATCAAAtctgatactccctccggccgggtTTATTAGTCCAGTTCATCCGGTAAATTTAACTCTAGATGGAGCCAATTATATTTTCGTAGACGGGGTGGAAAAATAGACAAAGgactgaaagaaagaaatacatATTTGCACAGGAAATAGACACGGCAGGAAGAAGGTGTGGATAGTGGTTGCTACAGAGGGAGAAGCAAGAGTAAGACAAGGCTGTAAAAGAGAAGCGTGCCACCCATGACATAAAATAGAGCCACATTTTAATCGTTGTTCAAATATTTTATTGTTGTTCCGTAGGCACGCGCgggtatttagctagtgtgttatatatatgcatcaattattttgcctcacgatatatattgccgagctcaaggcgagtacTTGTCTAGCTGACTTACTTTGGTAAAGATCCTACTACCGGAACTCCAAATGCATAGTGTTATAGCAGTGGAAGTACTTTTTTCCACACAGATAACTCTTTAATATCGATCACAAGAAAATGTATGAAATGATTCTGCTCCGTCTAGCAACTTGTTAAAGAACTAAAAGCTACCTTGTACTGATAAATACAAGACATCAAATCTGGATTCAATCCCTTGAAGTGGAGGTACAGCCACCCGCGTGCCACTGGACCAATGATTTATTCCCTTAAGTTTAGTCTCTGGTGGACAGGAGGCAGGAACGCGATCTACTCTCTTTACATTGAACCTTTTGTATCGTAATCTTTCTCTGTTGGACAGTTGTACGAGAAGGTAAAGTGTTGGCATTATATTGTGTCATCTGGATCTCTGGCAATCAAATAACCAAGCACCGTCACCGTAATCTCAAAAACTAGAAGTGCTGTCATTTGATAGCGATTCAAATGTTCAGGGCTTCGAGGCGAAATTGTCGCCCAGATAATTACCGCTGCCAATATGATAGCAAATGTGGCAGAAAACATCTGCAAAATAACAAACAATATCAAGTAGGTGAACTGAAAATGTCACATGTATAATTAAGAGTGGTTTGTGGTTTATATTGTACACTTAGACGTTGTTTTAAACAGAAATGTTAGGGCTTTGTAAATATTTGCACTTGTTGAATGCTAGTACATAAGTTGACATTAACATTGACCACCGCCAGCATTGTCTACGAAACAAGCGTCTGTATGGGGATTTTTTTCACAGACTTGGACTCGAATTCATATCGCACGAGAAATT includes:
- the LOC100829314 gene encoding probable galacturonosyltransferase 7 — its product is MDTTVDVKENQGQEVAHEENPKSCELEYGSYCLWFVEHKEVMKDAIVKRLKDQLFMARAHYPSIAKVKSHERFTRELKQNIQEHERMLSDTIADDDLPPLFTKKLEKMEHTIERVKSCDVGCSNVERKLRQLLDLTEDEANFHTRQSAFLYHLGVQTMPKTHHCLNMRLTLEYFKSTSIHTDQLNEQRLDSPTFHHYVMLSRNVLAASTTINSTVMNSKDSGSILFHLFTNAQNFYAMKHWFYRNSYLEATVHVTNIEDHQMLYKDGDSLEMQQLWPTEEFRVTFRNHSQPFQRQMKTEYISVFGHSHFLLPILLPSLNRIVVLDDDLIVQKDLSSLWNLDMGDKVIGALEFCGIRLGQLKSYIEEHNFDTNSCVWFSGLNVIELEKWRDLGVTSLHDQSLRKDSSLSHRLKALPRGLLAFGDLIYPLEDSWVQSGLGYDYAISRIDIEKAATLHYNGVMKAWLDLGIHDYKNYWRKYMTHGERFMTECNIHQ